The following are encoded in a window of Brachyhypopomus gauderio isolate BG-103 chromosome 18, BGAUD_0.2, whole genome shotgun sequence genomic DNA:
- the fut7 gene encoding alpha-(1,3)-fucosyltransferase 7 produces the protein MKDHLRSVLQPRLWQKKKLFLLPLVLSGIFVKWIFHFQINGNIFYYGNHSAVNLTILLWYWPFGVRYSLEGDVCLESYGISGCRLVDNHTFYSGADIVVFHHHELKTRTQALPLHLPRPDSQRWVWLSLEAPENCGNLSQYAGIFNLTMSYHPAADITVPYGKSVPKEEDGEEVPTVLSTNKTDLACWVVSNYKQRHKRSSAYQQLKRTIAVRVYGRAAKRPLGRGALLSTISRCYFYLAFENSVSPHYITEKLWRNAFLAGTVPVVLGPPRSHYEAVAPPHSFIHVDDFTSTADLGRFLAELAGDAERYMSYFLWHQNSKIKLYTDWRERLCNICVVYDKLPLHIYQEPRVWPSEFNK, from the coding sequence ATGAAAGACCATCTGAGGTCCGTCCTACAACCAAGGCTCTGGCAGAAAAAGAAACTGTTCCTGCTGCCCCTTGTTCTATCTGGCATTTTTGTGAAGTGGATATTTCATTTTCAGATCAAtggaaatattttttattacggCAACCACAGTGCAGTGAACCTAACCATTCTGCTGTGGTACTGGCCTTTTGGCGTTCGGTACAGCCTGGAAGGGGACGTTTGTCTGGAGAGTTATGGTATCTCTGGCTGCCGCCTGGTAGATAACCACACGTTCTACTCTGGCGCGGACATAGTGGTGTTTCATCACCACGAGCTGAAGACACGAACCCAGGCGTTGCCTCTACATCTCCCTCGGCCAGACTCTCAGAGATGGGTCTGGCTGTCCCTGGAAGCCCCAGAAAACTGTGGCAATTTGAGTCAGTACGCGGGCATCTTCAACCTGACAATGTCATACCACCCTGCTGCAGACATCACGGTGCCTTATGGGAAATCCGTGCCCAAGGAGGAAGACGGGGAGGAGGTGCCTACCGTCCTCTCAACAAACAAGACTGACCTGGCCTGCTGGGTGGTCAGCAACTACAAGCAGCGGCACAAGAGGAGCTCGGCGTACCAACAGCTGAAGCGGACCATCGCGGTGAGGGTGTACGGCAGAGCCGCAAAGAGGCCACTGGGCCGAGGTGCGCTGCTGAGCACGATCTCCCGCTGCTATTTTTACCTGGCCTTTGAGAACTCGGTGTCTCCGCACTACATCACAGAGAAGCTTTGGCGTAACGCATTCCTGGCGGGGACGGTGCCCGTAGTTCTGGGGCCCCCGCGCAGTCATTACGAAGCGGTGGCCCCGCCACACTCGTTCATCCATGTGGATGACTTCACATCCACAGCGGATCTGGGCAGATTCCTAGCAGAACTAGCAGGAGATGCCGAACGCTACATGTCGTATTTTCTGTGGCATCAGAACAGCAAAATCAAACTTTATACAGACTGGAGAGAACGGCTCTGTAATATCTGTGTGGTTTATGATAAACTACCTTTACACATATACCAGGAACCGAGAGTGTGGCCAAGTGAGTTTAACAAATAA
- the pou5f3 gene encoding POU domain, class 5, transcription factor 1, giving the protein MMSERPQSPMADCSSRSYEVTRTMYAPVQAPEGMNGVSLQFPQTMLQDPGLVLGKTSFNGVNQAPTQSFFPFSAGDFRPNDAQVGDFSQPKHWYHFMAPEYTGQVAGTTGTTAAAQPANISPPIAQTREQIKITQIKTEKDVNDEYGSTETKVQPQFPNPPMTTGVYYAAPWNPSFWPGLAHISAPTNISQAPPTPSASSPSLSPSPPGTGFSGPGFYNGASAQPPPATPAQNTTRSSGSSSGGCSDSEEEENLTTEELEQFAKELKHKRITLGFTQADVGLALGNLYGKMFSQTTICRFEALQLSFKNMCKLKPLLQKWLNEAETSDNPQDMYKVERVFVDTRKRKRRTSLEGSVRTALESYFLKCPKPNTLEITHISDDLGLERDVVRVWFCNRRQKGKRLALPFDEESAESQYYEQSPTPPPHVGTQLSGQAYPGGAHPGAVPSLYIQQLHRPDVFKQALHPGLVGHLPS; this is encoded by the exons ATGATGTCTGAGCGACCTCAGAGCCCCATGGCGGACTGCAGCAGCAGGTCGTACGAGGTCACCAGGACCATGTACGCTCCAGTTCAGGCCCCGGAGGGCATGAACGGTGTTTCTCTGCAGTTTCCTCAAACCATGCTTCAGGATCCCGGTCTGGTACTCGGCAAAACATCCTTTAACGGCGTCAATCAAGCTCCGACACAGTCGTTTTTTCCGTTTTCAGCCGGAGATTTTAGACCCAATGATGCGCAGGTGGGCGACTTCTCCCAGCCGAAGCACTGGTATCATTTTATGGCGCCTGAATATACCGGACAAGTGGCCGGAACCACCGGAACAACCGCAGCCGCCCAGCCGGCCAACATCAGCCCTCCGATCGCCCAGACCAGGGAACAGATCAAGATAACCCAGATCAAAACCGAAAAAGACGTGAACGACGAATACGGCAGCACGGAGACCAAGGTCCAGCCTCAGTTCCCCAACCCACCCATGACCACCGGTGTGTACTACGCCGCCCCATGGAACCCGTCGTTTTGGCCCGGCCTGGCCCACATCTCCGCTCCGACTAATATCTCTCAAGCTCCCCCGACCCCCTCCGCGTCTTCACCCTCGCTGTCTCCATCCCCACCCGGGACCGGGTTCAGTGGCCCGGGCTTCTACAACGGAGCATCTGCGCAACCTCCACCCGCCACCCCTGCGCAGAACACCACCCGGAGCAGCGGCTCGTCCAGTGGCGGGTGTAGCGATTCAGAAGAAGAG GAGAACTTGACCACGGAAGAACTGGAGCAGTTTGCCAAAGAGTTGAAGCACAAACGCATCACTCTTGGGTTCACGCAGGCGGACGTGGGTCTGGCCCTCGGGAACCTGTACG GGAAAATGTTCAGTCAGACCACCATCTGTCGCTTCGAAGCCTTGCAGCTTAGTTTTAAGAATATGTGCAAACTGAAGCCATTACTTCAGAAATGGCTGAATGAAGCGGAGACCTCAGACAACCCCCAAGAT ATGTACAAAGTCGAGCGGGTTTTTGTTGACACCAGGAAACGGAAGAGAAGAACTAGTTTGGAGGGTTCTGTGCGGACCGCTCTTGAATCATATTTTCTTAAATGTCCCAAACCCAACACCCTGGAAATAACACACATTTCCGATGACCTTGGCTTGGAAAGAGAT GTGGTCCGTGTGTGGTTCTGTAACCGGAGACAGAAGGGCAAACGTCTGGCTCTACCTTTTGATGAAGAGAGTGCGGAGTCTCAATACTATGAACAAAGCCCCACGCCACCCCCACACGTGGGTACACAGCTCTCTGGACAGGCCTATCCAGGGGGCGCTCATCCCGGGGCTGTCCCAAGCCTGTACATACAACAACTTCACCGACCAGATGTCTTCAAACAGGCCCTGCACCCTGGTCTCGTGGGGCACCTTCCCAGCTAA
- the npdc1a gene encoding neural proliferation differentiation and control protein 1a, whose translation MIRPGRTEPRPRALLLFCLMVAAVSATVPVDDCPDYIDCAKRGRHFCQQGSSHCGPCLASLEEDEEGRCVSPKKRQHHESKETSLTDLDQEIDYLSSIIAKQQVSGVEQPGGNQPGSSSSSGHQSQSDGRKSVSTPKNVSHSNTARPTINGPSARSQHTPVPPKPATNAPGRAKPVAVPFPRDSLLILITSLCIIMGTVALIMAVICWVRLQKETHLAQKVDYPAFHGEVTSSYKNISSGDKNLAHSAQMYHYQHQKQQMLSMEKHKSETKVSESGVSDEENEEGDFTVYECPGLAPTGEMEVKNPLFDDFTLHRNHK comes from the exons ATGATTCGTCCCGGCCGAACCGAGCCGCGACCCCGGGCACTGCTTCTGTTCTGTCTTATGGTGGCCGCCGTTAGTGCCACAGTGCCAG TGGATGACTGCCCTGACTACATAGATTGTGCCAAAAGGGGGCGGCACTTCTGCCAGCAAGGCTCCTCCCACTGTGGCCCGTGTCTCGCCTCAttggaggaggatgaagaaggGCGCTGCGTGTCCCCAAAGAAACGTCAACATCATGAAA GTAAAGAGACTTCCCTGACTGACCTCGATCAAGAAATCGACTACCTGTCTTCAATCATTGCCAAGCAGCAAGTGTCTGGCGTGGAACAGCCCGGTGGCAACCAGCCAG GCTCTTCTTCCTCATCTGGCCACCAGTCCCAGTCAGatgggaggaagagtgtgtctACACCAAAGAACGTCTCTCACTCCAACACGGCCAGGCCCACCATCAATGGACCCTCCGCTCGTTCCCAGCACACCCCCGTCCCCCCGAAACCAGCCACCAACGCCCCAGGGCGGGCCAAGCCTGTAGCTGTGCCCTTTCCTAGGGACAGCCTGCTTATCC TCATAACATCTCTGTGCATCATCATGGGAACTGTTGCTCTGATCATGGCTGTTATCTGCTGGGTCAG GCTACAGAAGGAGACCCATCTCGCCCAGAAAGTCGATTATCCAGCATTTCATGGAGAAGTGACTAGCTCCTACAAAAACATCTCT tcgGGCGATAAGAACCTGGCTCACAGTGCCCAGATGTATCATTACCAACATCAGAAACAACAGATGCTCTCAATGGAAAA ACACAAATCTGAAACCAAAGTCTCCGAGTCTGGAGTGTCCGATGAGGAGAACGAGGAAGGAGATTTCACAGTGTACGAGTGTCCTGGCCTGGCGCCG actggagagatggaggtgaagaATCCTCTATTTGATGACTTCACTCTACACAGGAACCACAAGTGA
- the LOC143482392 gene encoding ER degradation-enhancing alpha-mannosidase-like protein 3 yields MHVFRGLVMVLAAVVFSGLLCGVVGQDGQAMSAEEKSKTREQILEMFDHAYGSYMKYAYPADELMPLSCRGRVRGLEPNRGDIDDSLGKFSLTLIDTLDTLVLLDRLEEFEEAVKRTVRDVRLDNDVVVSVFETNIRVLGGLLGAHVMADLLKQRGERMQWYRDELLHMAKDLGYRLLPAFNTTSGLPYPRVNLRYGVLNPLSRTGTETDTCTACAGTMILEFAALSRLSGDSVFETYARKALDVLWERRQRGSDLMGTVINIHNGDWVRRDSGVGAGIDSYYEYLMKAYILLGDSVYLQRFNTHYSAIMKYISQPPLLLSVHMHNPTVNVRGLMDSLLAFFPGLQVLRGDLKPAIETHEMLYQVTKQHKFLPEAFTTEFRVHWGQHPLRPEFAESTYFLYKATGDPYYLKVGQSIVEKLNAHTRVPCGFAAVQDVRTGTHEDRMDSFFLAEMFKYLYLLFSEKSQLPFDIDDYIFTTEAHLLPVSLSLTEPPCEGNSSDPYGAHEEDLFTYSCPSAQTLFPNNPTYAKTIRDNYKYLTGVGRPPLSPPVRGVELPLHDTAMEPVEFLKSMGISLTPLTDVASATRGFRAQDSHKGVFRVKLVAEMSPLPEGVEEEVVPLVVQLISPPFLGRTVLTAGPAKFGMDLTKHEHGVKGSIVRSVPYTACGHIENAPELRGRVALALRGGCMFAAKARRLQEAGAVGVIFIDQREGSSSAETPLFQMVGDGEPTQDITVPLVFLFSREGAVLTAALQEHRNVDVLLLPKERQLGRDKPEKLNIKFRLATEGELDETEADGATIRLVLQGEMVPEDGGERAEASAPSHWTSASTGGHQERCSQEQKAPESSP; encoded by the exons ATGCACGTCTTCAGGGGTTTGGTCATGGTGCTGGCAGCTGTGGTTTTTAGTGGCCTTTTGTGTGGGGTTGTTGGTCAAGATGGTCAGGCCATGTCTGCGGAGGAAAAGTCCAAAACCAG GGAACAAATTCTGGAAATGTTTGATCATGCCTACGGCAGTTACATG AAATATGCATATCCAGCGGACGAGCTGATGCCCCTGAGCTGTAGAGGGAGAGTGCGAGGCCTGGAGCCCAACCGTGGAGACATTGACGACTCTCTGGGAAA GTTCTCTCTGACCTTGATTGACACTTTAGACACATTAGTG CTGCTGGACAGGCTGGAGGAGTTTGAGGAGGCCGTGAAAAGAACAGTTAGAGATGTCAGACTGGACAATGACGTTGTGGTGTCCGTCTTTGAGACCAACATCCGTGTACTGGG TGGCCTGTTGGGGGCGCATGTGATGGCCGACCTGCTGAAGCAGCGTGGGGAGAGGATGCAGTGGTACAGAGACGAGCTGCTCCATATGGCCAAAGACCTGGGCTACCGCCTGCTGCCTGCCTTCAACACCACCAGTGGCCTCCCCTATCCCAGG GTGAACTTGCGCTATGGGGTCCTGAACCCCCTCTCACGCACAGGCACCGAGACGGACACCTGCACTGCCTGTGCCGGGACCATGATCCTGGAGTTTGCCGCGCTCAGCCGCCTCTCCGGAGACTCTGTGTTTGAG ACTTATGCTCGGAAAGCCCTGGACGTCCTctgggagaggaggcagagaggaagTGACCTCATGGGGACAGTCATCAACATCCATAATGGAGACTGGGTGCGCAGGG ATAGTGGTGTTGGTGCAGGAATAGACTCTTACTACGAATACTTGATGAAGGCTTATATTCTGCTTGGAGACAGTGTGTACCTCCAGAGATTCAACACT cacTACAGTGCCATTATGAAGTACATCAGCCAGCCCCCCCTGCTGCTCAGTGTGCACATGCACAACCCCACGGTGAACGTGCGGGGCCTGATGGACTCGCTGCTGGCCTTCTTCCCCGGCCTGCAG GTCCTAAGGGGAGATCTGAAGCCAGCCATTGAGACCCATGAAATGCTCTATCAGGTCACCAAGCAGCACAAGTTTCTCCCTGAG gCTTTTACCACCGAGTTCAGAGTTCACTGGGGTCAACACCCACTGCGACCAGAATTCGCTGAGAGCACGTATTTTCTTTACAAG GCCACGGGTGATCCCTACTACCTGAAAGTGGGCCAGTCTATTGTGGAGAAGCTGAACGCTCACACGAGGGTCCCCTGTGGCTTCGCTGCAGTGCAGGACGTGAGGACGGGGACACACGAGGACAG AATGGACTCTTTCTTCCTGGCTGAGATGTTCAAGTACCTCTACCTGCTCTTCTCTGAGAAGAGTCAGTTGCCTTTCGACATTGACGACTACATCTTCACCACTGAGGCCCACCTGCTCCCAGTGTCTCTGTCCTTGACAGAGCCCCCCTGTGAGGGCAACAGCTCG GACCCTTACGGTGCCCATGAAGAGGACCTGTTCACGTATTCCTGCCCCAGTGCACAGACTCTCTTCCCCAACAACCCCACCTACGCCAAGACCATCAGGGACAACTACAAATACCTCACTGGGGTGGGccgcccccccctctcccctcctgttAG GGGGGTTGAACTGCCTCTTCACGACACTGCGATGGAGCCGGTGGAGTTTCTCAAGAGCATGGGCatctccctcacccccctcacagACGTGGCCTCAGCCACCAGGGGCTTCAGGGCCCAG gactcTCACAAAGGTGTGTTCCGGGTGAAGCTGGTCGCGGAGATGAGCCCGCTGccggagggggtggaggaggaggtggtgccccTGGTGGTGCAGCTCATCTCCCCCCCGTTCTTGGGTCGGACGGTCCTAACGGCCGGCCCGGCCAAGTTTGGCATGGACCTCACCAAGCACGAGCACGGG GTGAAGGGGAGTATAGTGAGGAGTGTGCCCTACACGGCGTGTGGTCATATCGAGAACGCCCCCGAGCTGCGTGGCCGCGTTGCCTTGGCCCTGAGGGGGGGCTGCATGTTCGCCGCTAAAGCGCGGCGGCTACAGGAGGCCGGGGCCGTCGGAGTCATCTTCATCG ACCAGCGAGAGGGCAGCAGCAGCGCGGAGACGCCTCTGTTCCAGATGGTGGGGGACGGCGAGCCCACACAGGACATCACGGTCCCGCTGGTGTTTCTGTTCAGCAGGGAGGGAGCCGTCCTGACCGCCGCCCTGCAGGAGCACCGCAACGTGGACGTCCTGCTGCTGCCCAAGGAGAGGCAGCTCGGGaggg ACAAACCAGAGAAGCTGAACATTAAGTTTCGACTGGCCACGGAGGGCGAGCTGGACGAGACGGAGGCGGACGGTGCCACCATCCGCCTGGTGCTGCAGGGCGAGATGGTCCCtgaggatggaggagagagggcgGAGGCCTCCGCTCCATCCCACTGGACCTCAGCATCTACAGGAGGCCACCAGGAGCGCTGCAGCCAAGAGCAGAAAGCCCCAGAGAGCAGCCCGTGA
- the slc31a2 gene encoding protein SLC31A2, whose amino-acid sequence MSTHFEGSSNVTLLFDFWNVHGPGGMVLSVFVVLLLTVIYELLKVWKTNLQKQSEPSPLPPGPAPLSPTQTCFPPVFERPEIRSSLTTSPSEVSLTPRDDTAPTVVVTPSPNAWLLHSLQTGLHVVQVVLGYMLMLCVMSYNVWIFSGVMIGSALGYFLTFPLLGPGK is encoded by the exons ATGTCT ACGCACTTTGAAGGATCCAGCAATGTCACATTGCTGTTTGACTTCTGGAATGTACATGGCCCCGGAG GGATGGTTCTTTCGGTCTTTGTGGTCCTGCTGTTGACCGTGATCTATGAGCTCCTCAAAGTGTGGAAGACCAATCTTCAAAAGCAGTCCGAGCCTTCTCCGCTACCCCCTGGCCCTGCTCCCTTGTCGCCCACACAGACCTGCTTTCCCCCCGTGTTCGAACGTCCAGAAATCCGTTCCTCACTAACCACCAGCCCCTCCGAGGTCTCCTTGACTCCCAGGGACGATACGGCTCCTACTGTTGTGGTCACACCCTCCCCAAACGC GTGGCTTCTTCACAGCCTCCAGACGGGACTACACGTGGTGCAGGTGGTGTTGGGTTACATGCTGATGCTCTGCGTCATGTCCTACAACGTCTGGATCTTCTCTGGGGTGATGATTGGTTCAGCGTTGGGCTACTTCCTGACATTTCCCCTCCTGGGTCCTGGGAAGTGA